In one window of Tripterygium wilfordii isolate XIE 37 chromosome 1, ASM1340144v1, whole genome shotgun sequence DNA:
- the LOC120003417 gene encoding uncharacterized protein At4g15545 isoform X2, with amino-acid sequence MLAKESGGSNFDLPEEVLQVLPSDPYEQLDVARKITSIALSTRVSLLESESSSLRAKIAEKDTLIADLQSQIESLDASLSDTADKLSGAYQEKENLVRENASLANTVKKLQRDVSKLEVFRKTLMQSLQEDEENSAGAQQIIAKPTPNDDAAFLASRSSMRSQFSEMRNSFAEEHESDASRPGISHGMLLASQTSTPRLSPPGSPPSVSASASRPGISHGMLLASQTSTPRLTPPGSPPSLSASGSPSRTSKPVSPRRHSMSFATSRGFFDDRSSLFSSLPPSQHGSISSSDSGSHTGRTRVDGKEFFRQVRGRLSYEQFGAFLANVKELNSHKQTREETLRKAEEIFGEDNKDLYAIFEGLINRNVH; translated from the exons ATGCTAGCGAAGGAATCAGGTGGCTCCAACTTCGATCTTCCCGAGGAGGTACTGCAAGTGCTACCGTCTGATCCATACGAGCAGCTCGATGTGGCCCGCAAGATCACTTCCATTGCTCTCTCGACGCGTGTCTCCCTTCTCGAATCAGAGTCGTCATCTCTGCGCGCCAAAATCGCCGAGAAGGACACGCTCATCGCCGACCTCCAGTCTCAGATCGAGTCCCTCGACGCTTCGCTTTCCGACACAGCTGATAAGCTCTCTGGCGCTTACCAGGAGAAG GAGAACTTGGTGAGAGAGAACGCGTCACTGGCCAATACTGTAAAGAAGCTTCAAAGAGATGTCTCAAAG TTGGAAGTTTTCAGAAAGACACTTATGCAGTCACttcaagaagatgaagaaaattcT GCAGGAGCTCAACAAATCATTGCAAAGCCAACACCAAATG ATGATGCTGCCTTCCTAGCTTCGAGATCTTCAATGCGTAGCCAGTTCTCAGAAATGAGAAACTCATTTGCTGAAGAGCATGAGAGTGATG CCTCAAGACCTGGCATATCACACGGTATGCTGTTAGCGTCCCAAACAAGCACGCCTCGGCTTTCTCCTCCTGGTTCCCCTCCAAGTGTGTCAGCTTCAG CCTCAAGACCTGGCATATCACATGGTATGCTGTTAGCATCCCAAACAAGCACGCCTCGGCTTACTCCTCCTGGTTCCCCTCCAAGTTTGTCAGCTTCAGGTTCTCCCTCAAGGACATCTAAACCAGTGTCTCCTAGACGACATTCAATGTCATTTGCCACCTCGAGAGGCTTTTTTGATGATagatcttctttattttcttctttgccTCCAAGCCAACATGGTTCAATATCAAGCTCCGACTCAGGATCCCATACTG GGCGTACTCGAGTTGATGGGAAAGAATTCTTCCGTCAAGTCAG GGGCCGTTTGTCATATGAGCAGTTTGGTGCATTTTTAGCAAACGTTAAGGAATTGAATTCTCACAAGCAAACCAgagaa GAGACTCTAAGGAAAGCTGAGGAGATTTTCGGAGAAGATAACAAGGACCTTTATGCAATATTTGAGGGGTTGATCAACCGTAACGTTCATTGA
- the LOC120003417 gene encoding uncharacterized protein At4g15545 isoform X1 has protein sequence MLAKESGGSNFDLPEEVLQVLPSDPYEQLDVARKITSIALSTRVSLLESESSSLRAKIAEKDTLIADLQSQIESLDASLSDTADKLSGAYQEKENLVRENASLANTVKKLQRDVSKLEVFRKTLMQSLQEDEENSAGAQQIIAKPTPNEDDAAFLASRSSMRSQFSEMRNSFAEEHESDASRPGISHGMLLASQTSTPRLSPPGSPPSVSASASRPGISHGMLLASQTSTPRLTPPGSPPSLSASGSPSRTSKPVSPRRHSMSFATSRGFFDDRSSLFSSLPPSQHGSISSSDSGSHTGRTRVDGKEFFRQVRGRLSYEQFGAFLANVKELNSHKQTREETLRKAEEIFGEDNKDLYAIFEGLINRNVH, from the exons ATGCTAGCGAAGGAATCAGGTGGCTCCAACTTCGATCTTCCCGAGGAGGTACTGCAAGTGCTACCGTCTGATCCATACGAGCAGCTCGATGTGGCCCGCAAGATCACTTCCATTGCTCTCTCGACGCGTGTCTCCCTTCTCGAATCAGAGTCGTCATCTCTGCGCGCCAAAATCGCCGAGAAGGACACGCTCATCGCCGACCTCCAGTCTCAGATCGAGTCCCTCGACGCTTCGCTTTCCGACACAGCTGATAAGCTCTCTGGCGCTTACCAGGAGAAG GAGAACTTGGTGAGAGAGAACGCGTCACTGGCCAATACTGTAAAGAAGCTTCAAAGAGATGTCTCAAAG TTGGAAGTTTTCAGAAAGACACTTATGCAGTCACttcaagaagatgaagaaaattcT GCAGGAGCTCAACAAATCATTGCAAAGCCAACACCAAATG AAGATGATGCTGCCTTCCTAGCTTCGAGATCTTCAATGCGTAGCCAGTTCTCAGAAATGAGAAACTCATTTGCTGAAGAGCATGAGAGTGATG CCTCAAGACCTGGCATATCACACGGTATGCTGTTAGCGTCCCAAACAAGCACGCCTCGGCTTTCTCCTCCTGGTTCCCCTCCAAGTGTGTCAGCTTCAG CCTCAAGACCTGGCATATCACATGGTATGCTGTTAGCATCCCAAACAAGCACGCCTCGGCTTACTCCTCCTGGTTCCCCTCCAAGTTTGTCAGCTTCAGGTTCTCCCTCAAGGACATCTAAACCAGTGTCTCCTAGACGACATTCAATGTCATTTGCCACCTCGAGAGGCTTTTTTGATGATagatcttctttattttcttctttgccTCCAAGCCAACATGGTTCAATATCAAGCTCCGACTCAGGATCCCATACTG GGCGTACTCGAGTTGATGGGAAAGAATTCTTCCGTCAAGTCAG GGGCCGTTTGTCATATGAGCAGTTTGGTGCATTTTTAGCAAACGTTAAGGAATTGAATTCTCACAAGCAAACCAgagaa GAGACTCTAAGGAAAGCTGAGGAGATTTTCGGAGAAGATAACAAGGACCTTTATGCAATATTTGAGGGGTTGATCAACCGTAACGTTCATTGA